Within the Sulfitobacter sp. JL08 genome, the region AGAATAGTCAGTCCCTGAAATGCGCGACTGCCTGATCCGGGTATATGTGGATAAGCAAAAACGATAGCGATCGCGATGATAATGACCCGCGCAATGTTAAATGTCGGCTTGATCCAGCTTTGTTCAAAGTCCTTCCATTCGATTGCGCCGGCTTCGATGTTGTCCATGAAAAGACGCAAGCCCTTGATCAGATAGCGGGTAACCAAGAAGATTATGATCAGCGTAATCAGATTGGGCAGATAGCTGAAAAAACCGAATATCACATCCATCAGAGGTTGCGAGACATAGGTGAGCAGAAACTGCGCGAATGGGCGGGTTTGAACAAAGGACAAGAGAACGAACGTGAGGTAGTAGTAAAGGATAAAAATATATCCAATCCACAGCACCATATTGGTTCCAAAACCGATCAATTGCGCTACAGCTTTTCCTTTTACAACTGCATTGGTGGCCTCTTCGAATTGCGTAAACCGCTTTATAGTGACCTGCTGTATCCATCGAATAAGCTTTGAGCGCCCTTTCAAAAACAGGAAGGTCAACAAGGCAAATCCGACGGTCAACCCGACAGCAACCAGCGCGCTGTCGACCAGCGCCTCTTCTGACCGACCAGAACGATAATTGGCGATAGATTTTTTGATTGCCTCTGCATGAAGCTCGGCCAGCACTATAAGGCTTATTTGCTCAAAGTCCGCATCGGCCTGGGTCGCAACCGTCAAAAGGCGTCCGTTTGCCAAAATCGCAAGCCCGAGACCATCTTCACGGATCTCATAATCAAGCTCCACAAATTCCGGTAACTCAGCAATCTCCAGAATCCGTTGTTCGATCCTTGCAGCCCGTTCGGGCGCAGGCAGTGCGCTGAAACCGCGCACGAGAAACAATGTCTCACCGTCAATGACAACTGGAGCAGCAAAAGCGTCGTCTGCCTGTGTTTGGGTTTCAGCGGCCTCTGGAGCGCTCTCCTGAGCCTGCACCACTGTTGAAAGCAGCGTGAAGAGTACAAGCGAGAGAGCAATCAAGGCCGTCCGCAAAATTTTTCCAATGCACTGCAAACAGTAGCCATAATCATTAGTTTTTTTCCTATGCTGACTGCACAACTTGCGAGCTCCTAACGTCATGTTGAAGCGCCGTCTTGGACTAGCTGCCCATTGTGAATGACGTGAACGTCCCGTTGTGGAAACGGTATTGATATTCCTTCCGCATCGAAACTTTCTTTCGCCTGGCCTGTCAAATCCCAATAAACTGTCCAATAATCATCGGACTTTGACCAAGGTCGACAGAAAATATTGACGGAGCTGTCGCCCAGTTCACCGACAAATACCTCTGGGGCAGGATCGTTCAGGCATTTGGGGTGCGCTGCCACCAGTTCTTTGAGAACCTCGATGGCCTGTGCTGCACTATCGGAATATCCGATACCAAAAACCAGATCGACACGGCGTTCAGGGGATACGCTAACGTTGGTAATAACGTCGCCCCAGATCTTGGAATTTGGCACAACAATGATCTGATTATCAAATGTTCGGATTTGAGTGGATACAACCGACATCTCGTTGACAAAGCCGGAAGCCCCGCTGACTTCGATGTAATCTCCGGTATCAAACGGTTTGAGGATCATAATCATCAGCCCGCTTGCCAGATTGCCGAGCGTATCTTGCATGGCAAAACCAAGGATGAAGGACAAACCGCCGAAGACGGCAAACAGAGGGGTCACGTTGACGCCGAAGAAACCCAGCACAACCAGAATGCCCAAGATAAAGGTGGCCCAATACACTGCACTGATAATGAAGCGCTGAAGCAGGCGAGACAGATTTGGCACTCTCGCAAGACCACGAGTTGTAGCGCGCCGCAAAAGGCGCGCAACATAGTACATAACCCATAATGCAACGAAGAATCCGGCGATCTTGAGCAGGAACCCCAATCCCCCTTCTGCGGAGGTCAGCCAGTTGACGGAAAGCTGCCAAAGCGTTCTCGGGTCTGTTGTCCGCACGGCTTCGAGCCCGAGTGCGTTAATATATGTATCATGTACCTGCGTCTCTTCTGCAGCAGCGCCCTTTGTGCGCCAGGCTTCAATGACAGCAGAGTAGCTGTCTTGAACCTCGCGCTGTCTTTCCAATGCAGCAGCCAGTTGACCGCGCAAAACAGCGTCGCGCGCTTCGTTTTCTACCTCGAGTTCCAGATTGAGCAAGGCGATTTCTTGCAAAACGCCCTTGATGTGCTCCTGCCATGTTGTGGCAAGGTCTGATAGTTCATCCGCCGTCATCGGAACGGTGAGAATTTCAAGCTCACTTGCGGTCGTGGTTACGGCAGTCGGCTCCGGCGCAGAAAATATTGGAACAGCCTGATCTTGTGCGACGGCATCAGAGCCGAGCCCCACAGATAATGTGAGACAGCAGATCGAAAGGAGTGACAAAAGACGGTGATGGGTCATTGAGTTTTCACTTTTTCCAGGCCAAGGAATAACCTTCTGTTTTCAGATTTAGAAACGCTGTCCCACGAATATATAAAGAAACTCTTCGGAGTCGTTGTTTGTAGAGACGTCGACGGAGAAATCCACTGGGAACTTTTGTGACACGCGATAGCGAACTCCAATGCCGCCAGCGATGCGGTCGCCGTTGTCTGTGAGCGATCCGAATTCTGAACCGGTCCAGCCAATTCCGGCGAAAGCGACAAAGCCAAATCGATTGCCCAGACGTTGACGGTATTCCACTTGCGCCGATACCAGCCGGGTGTCGTAAAATTGGGTCGGATTGAAGCCCCGAAGCCCATCGGTAAAGCCGATTGAGCATTTGTCAAAAAATGGCGCATCAGATGAGGCAGCACATGCCGATAGTCTACCAGCGACAACTTTTTCAGCGCCGACCGTACGGTAAGCATCAAAATTGAGTGAGGCGTAGTTATAAGCTCGTGAACCTTCAGACAAAGAGAAACCGCGGTTTACGTTAGCACTCAAACGGGACCCGTTTGTTGGATAGTCGCTGTCATCTCGGAGGTCCCACTCGTAGCTCACTCCCAGGCTTCCAAGCTCAAGCTCCAAATCGGGCAAAAGGTCATCTGGAATGCTGGTTCCGCCAGTGTTTAATCCGATACTTGTGTTTAGGTAACGCAGGTTTAGGCCAAAAGTGTTGGTCTCTGTTACAGCGAATGTAAGTCCGCCGTTAAACAGCTCGCCATCTTGCTTGATCGGAAGCTTCAAACTGCCAAAGAACAAATCATAGCGTATATCCGCTTCCGCCAAGGCAAGGTTGAACCCCCAACCGGTCCCAAATGACAGATTGGCCGCAATCCCATAGGCTTGGCTGCCATTGTCAGACCCCATGGCGCCGAGACCTACAAAAGACGTGTCTGCTTCCGGTGATAATTGAAAGAGGTAGCCTGCGCCCAAGGATAAGCCGGCACCGATGGCAGGATTTGAAAATGGAATGGGGACGACCAATGCAGAGCCGTTCCTGATGCCGTAGTCCGAGTTTTCCTGAGGTGCGCGTACAGGTGACAAACCGTTGTCAACAAGATTGGGGTTTGCCAGCAAGTCACTAGATATACAGCTCGCAAATATTGCTGTTCCAATTAGGACGCCCACGTGTTTCGAAAAGCACTTCAAATTCTTCACATGGTGTCTCACTTGTCCGCTAGCACTAAGCTATTCTTGCTTACTTATTGGTTTGAAGCTTATTTATCTCTGCAATTTGAGCTTAAGGAACGTCTGATCAACGCCTTCGGCTTCGCCGCCGTGCCGGCTTGAAGGTAGTTTGGGGCGTCAGACGTCCCATTTCCAGCGATTTTCCCGCTGTTTCGGCCGCCTGAGTGGCGGTTTCGGCGTTTTTGGGCAGACTCTGCCTCATGCTGCCAGCTTTCTCCGGGTCATGAACAGGTTGCCGAGGGCGAAGAGCGTGAACAGATGCGCCCGGTTCTTGGCCAGCCCACGGTAGCGCGTCTTCACGTGGCCGAACTGGCGCTTCAGGATCCGGAACGGGTGCTCAACCTTGGCCCGGACCTTTGCGATGATCCGGTTGATCTGCACGTCGAGCGGATCCAGTTCGCCACCTTTGGGTGCCTTGCGCATCACGCCCCAGAACCGGCCTGCATCCTTGGTGAAGGCCGCCTCTCGTTCGGAATGCACGTAGCCCTTGTCCGCCCAGACGGATGTTTCGTTGCCGTGCAGCAGTTCGTCCCAGACCTGGCTATCGTGGGTCTTGGCAGTGGTGGTCTCCAGGCTGTGGACGATGCCGCTGTCTGCATCGACGCCAACATGGGCCTTCATGCCGAAGTACCAGTCATTACCCTTCTTGGTGGATGACATCTCGGGATCGCGGGCCTTGGCTTCATTCTTGGTCGAGGACGGCGCATCGATGATCGTCGCATCCACCAACGTGCCAGAGCGCAGCGTGACGCCCTTGTCGGCAAGATAGGCATTCACCTCGGCAAACAGCTTCTCGGTCAGCTGATGCTTCTCCAGCAGGTGCCGGAAGTTCAGGATCGTTGTTTCGTCGGGGATGCGGTCATCGCCAAGCTCGATACCGGCAAACCGGCGCATGGCCTCGCTGTCATACAGGCTCTCTTCGGCCATCGGATCGCTCAGCGCGTACCAGCTCTGAAGGAAATACACTCGCAGCATCGTCTCCAGTGGCATCGGTGGCCGACCACCCTTTGACCCAACCTTCGGATAGTGCGGCTCGATCAGCGCCAACAGACGACCCCAAGGCACCACCGCATCCATCTCCGACAGGAACTTCTCGCGGCGCGTCACCTTCTTCTTCACCGCATCACCAAGGCCGGGAATGGCAGGCTGTTTGGGCATCGGCGGGCTCCTCTCTCATCCGCAGAAACCATACCAAATCAAGCCAAAATGGGGAAGTTCTTCAGAGATTCCTTAAGTAAAAAACGGGCGTCCTATCGAGCCAAAGATTTTTCAAGCTCTTCCAATTTAACCTTTGCATCACCTGGAGTGTCCCGTAGCAACTCCATAAAGGCGATTACTTGCGTCTTCGTTTCAATTGGAATTTCGGACTTATCCACTGCGCTAATAGCAGCATCTAAATCGATACCGTTGTCTGTAACGATTCCAGTTTCTCGCCAGTCAGCGATCAAACTCTCGATTTCTTTTCTCACTTCGCCGGACGTTTCCGTCATTTGCCTGGAAATCGTGTCACTCAAGATGGCGGCACTAGCTTCAAGTTCTTCCATTTTAGCTTCAGCTTCGACTTGGAGCGCTTCGGCCGCTTCACCCGTCGCGGATGTCAGATCGTCGGCGGCGTCAGACAGGGCATCACCCGCTTCTTGTGCCGCTTCGGACAAACGTTCTGCTGGCGTCGGTTCGGGTCGCGTAAACGTGTATATCGCAGCAGCTACCACCACTGTCACTACGGCAATTAAACCGATTTTCTTCATGATAAAAACTCCCGTCCTTTTGTCAGTATTGCAGCTTGTTTCGCGCTTACTTAAGCAGATCCCCAACGATCCCTACGGCATCGACCACGGTGGTCAAGTCTTGGCTCACTTCAAGGATTTCATCATCTACGCGAATGTAGCGATTACCTTTTCCAGGTGCTTTCAAATTCCATTTCGACAAATCATCAATATCGTCAAAATCAAGATCTTTGGGCAGCTTGGCGCCCCGCGTATACCTTTTGATCTGCCCCGGCGGGACTGCTTTTGGTCCCTTACCGGGTTTGTTATCAATCTGAACGGCTTTGTCTTTCTTGCCCTTGCCTTTGTCGCTCTTGTCTTTTGCAACCGCCGCGTCTGCCGAAGCGAGAACTGCCACAACGGCCAGGCAAGCAGTGATTAAAGTGAAGTTTTTCATCAGTTATATCCATTTTAAGGTCACGCGACTGATCCTGTCATGTGTGCATCATTGAGTGCCTCAAACGAGGGCAGTCTAGAGCTAAAAGACAATCCGCGCTCGCAACCCAAAAAGCGTTATGCTTGATTCATCCGAAGTCAGCAGCGGGTCCTTGATAAACTGGACCGAAGGCGTGATCTGCAGGTTGGGCGAAATAGAGAAGCGGTAAAACGCTTCAATAGTTTTCTGGTCGCCTGAGATACCGTCTGCTTCGGCCCAGTTGAGACCGATGCC harbors:
- a CDS encoding mechanosensitive ion channel family protein; the protein is MTLGARKLCSQHRKKTNDYGYCLQCIGKILRTALIALSLVLFTLLSTVVQAQESAPEAAETQTQADDAFAAPVVIDGETLFLVRGFSALPAPERAARIEQRILEIAELPEFVELDYEIREDGLGLAILANGRLLTVATQADADFEQISLIVLAELHAEAIKKSIANYRSGRSEEALVDSALVAVGLTVGFALLTFLFLKGRSKLIRWIQQVTIKRFTQFEEATNAVVKGKAVAQLIGFGTNMVLWIGYIFILYYYLTFVLLSFVQTRPFAQFLLTYVSQPLMDVIFGFFSYLPNLITLIIIFLVTRYLIKGLRLFMDNIEAGAIEWKDFEQSWIKPTFNIARVIIIAIAIVFAYPHIPGSGSRAFQGLTILAGLMVSFGSNTVVSNMMAGLFVIYRRSTNIGDRIKVGDQVGDVVEIKMMETLIKSVKNEMVSIPNAQLLNSEVVNYSRKIDGRGLLVHTTVGIGYEEPQDKVEAMLIEAANRTRDLKKSPAPFVLWAQLADYAINYQINAFTTRGSSLPRILSDLHRNIVDVFHENGVQIMTPSYVADPDQPKVPVEVWNGKLAARKSP
- a CDS encoding mechanosensitive ion channel family protein; this encodes MTHHRLLSLLSICCLTLSVGLGSDAVAQDQAVPIFSAPEPTAVTTTASELEILTVPMTADELSDLATTWQEHIKGVLQEIALLNLELEVENEARDAVLRGQLAAALERQREVQDSYSAVIEAWRTKGAAAEETQVHDTYINALGLEAVRTTDPRTLWQLSVNWLTSAEGGLGFLLKIAGFFVALWVMYYVARLLRRATTRGLARVPNLSRLLQRFIISAVYWATFILGILVVLGFFGVNVTPLFAVFGGLSFILGFAMQDTLGNLASGLMIMILKPFDTGDYIEVSGASGFVNEMSVVSTQIRTFDNQIIVVPNSKIWGDVITNVSVSPERRVDLVFGIGYSDSAAQAIEVLKELVAAHPKCLNDPAPEVFVGELGDSSVNIFCRPWSKSDDYWTVYWDLTGQAKESFDAEGISIPFPQRDVHVIHNGQLVQDGAST
- a CDS encoding BamA/TamA family outer membrane protein, with the protein product MKNLKCFSKHVGVLIGTAIFASCISSDLLANPNLVDNGLSPVRAPQENSDYGIRNGSALVVPIPFSNPAIGAGLSLGAGYLFQLSPEADTSFVGLGAMGSDNGSQAYGIAANLSFGTGWGFNLALAEADIRYDLFFGSLKLPIKQDGELFNGGLTFAVTETNTFGLNLRYLNTSIGLNTGGTSIPDDLLPDLELELGSLGVSYEWDLRDDSDYPTNGSRLSANVNRGFSLSEGSRAYNYASLNFDAYRTVGAEKVVAGRLSACAASSDAPFFDKCSIGFTDGLRGFNPTQFYDTRLVSAQVEYRQRLGNRFGFVAFAGIGWTGSEFGSLTDNGDRIAGGIGVRYRVSQKFPVDFSVDVSTNNDSEEFLYIFVGQRF
- a CDS encoding IS5 family transposase; the encoded protein is MPKQPAIPGLGDAVKKKVTRREKFLSEMDAVVPWGRLLALIEPHYPKVGSKGGRPPMPLETMLRVYFLQSWYALSDPMAEESLYDSEAMRRFAGIELGDDRIPDETTILNFRHLLEKHQLTEKLFAEVNAYLADKGVTLRSGTLVDATIIDAPSSTKNEAKARDPEMSSTKKGNDWYFGMKAHVGVDADSGIVHSLETTTAKTHDSQVWDELLHGNETSVWADKGYVHSEREAAFTKDAGRFWGVMRKAPKGGELDPLDVQINRIIAKVRAKVEHPFRILKRQFGHVKTRYRGLAKNRAHLFTLFALGNLFMTRRKLAA